From the genome of Alteromonas stellipolaris:
ATCGGTAGCTGTTGCTTCAACAGTGTAGTCGCCGTCAGCGAGTTCGGCAGGAACGTCTGCGCTAAATTCGCCGTTCGCGTCTACTGTGGCAGTAAAGGTTTGGCTGTTTCCAGCACTATCGGTAACGGTAAGTGTAACCGTGCTGCCCACTTCTAAGTTCGTTGAACCGCTAATTGAAGGTGTCGTGTCATTACCGGTGCCAAGTGGCTCTAGTGAAATGGTAGGTGCTTGCGTATCAATGTTGCCGCCATTTTCAGTAACGGTAGTTGTATTGCCTGCATCGTCTGTAGCACTGGCCTCTACGGTATATTCACCCTCAGTAAGCGGCGTTTGCACGTCGACGCTAAAATCACCGTTTTCATCAACGATGGCATCGATAGTTTGTGTGTTGCCAGCGCTGTCGGTCACCACAATGGTTACTGTTGAACCAGGTGGTAAATCGGTAGAGCCTGAAATCGTTGGCGTGGTGTCGCTAACGTCACTTTGCGGGTCTAGAGAAAGTACTGGTGCGGTAGTGTCTATGTTGCCACTGTTGTCGACAGCGGTGGTTGTATTACCCGCTGCATCAGTTGCTTCGACAGAAACCTCATAGTTGCCTTGTGCTAGCGCTTCTTCGACATCGGCGCTGAAATTACCATTTTCATCAACAAGGGCGGTAACAGTCTGCGTATTACCCTGGCTATCGGTAACGGTAATAACGACTTCGCTGCCTGCGGGCAAATCCGTATTACCTGAAATCGTTGGTGTTGTGTCGTTAGTATCCGTTTGCGGGTCGATATTCACAACCGGTGGGGTGGTATCAAGTACAGTAGTGGCCGTGGCGGTAGAGCTATTACCATTTTCGTCTGTCACCGTCACTTCAATCTCATATGCGCCCTCTTCAGAGCCAGGAGGGAATGCTACATTGAAGTTGCCATTCTCATCGGTTGTCCCCGTTATTGTCTGACTGTTGCCGTCGCTATCGGTGATAACAACCACAACCTCTGAATTAGGGGCGTCTGACGAACCCCCTATGCCTTCACTACCGTTGGTAGGAGAGCCGGTTTCAATAACGACGTTCGGACCTTGGGTATTAATAACTGCATCGATTGATACCGAAGTGGTGTTGCCCGCCACATCAGATACAGTAGCGGTTATCGTGAAGTCGCCGTTTGCGAGTGCTTGCGGCACTTCAGCACTAAAGCTACCGTCTTCTTGCACAATTGCAGTAATAGTTTGCGTAGTGCCATCTGAATGCACGATTTCTAGTGTTACTACTGCACCTGGTTCTGCGTCGGTGTCGCCAATTATCACTGGCGTGTCATCATTGGTTGAGCCAATAGGTTCGAGGCTAATGGATGGCGCCGTGGTGTCAATTTCGCCGGTTACTGTAGTGGTAGAGCTATTACCTGCCGGTGTCGTTACAGTAACATCTACCGTGTACTCACCTTCGCTAAGCTCCGCTGATACATCTTCGTTGAATGTGCCGTCTGCGCCTACAGTGGTAACTATCGTTTGTTCGTTACCCTCACTATCTGTAACGACAATGACGACTTCACTACCAGGAGGTGCATCAGTCTCACCAGACATGTTTGGCGTTGTATCGTTCGTCGGTGCAGGTTGATTTAGGGTCGTCGACGGGCTAGAAGAATCGTAATCGCCGCTAGTTGTTGCTTGCGCTATGTTACCCGCACCATCGGTCACCTCTGCAGTTACGCTGTATGTACCCTCAGCCACAGCATTTGGAACTTCAACGGTAAAAGTACCATCGGCTAGTACGGTGGTGGTAAAGGTTTGAGTAACGCCTGCACTATCGGTAACGTTAAGTGTTATTGTGCTTCCTGGTACCGCATCCGTTAAACCAGAAAGTGCGGGTGTAGCATCGCCATTTATTCCAGGGTCGTTTAATGAGATGGTTGGTGCAGTCACGTCGATAGCGCCCTGTGCTTCGGCACTGGCCGTATTTCCTGCTTCATCTGTCACGCTGGCGTTAACCGTAAATTCGCCTTCAGCTAATTCAGCCGGTACGTCTGCGCTGTAGGTTCCATCAGCTTGAACAATCGCAGTCACGGTTTGCGTGTTGCCCGCACTATCGGTGATGGTCAATGTAACCGTACTGCCAGGTGCGGCATCGGTTGTACCAGAAAGCGAAGGCGTAGTGTCGTTGTCAGTGCCTTGTGCATCTAACGCAATTGCCGGTGCAGTCGTGTCAATTTCGCCGGTATTTGCATCGGTTGCAGTATTGCCTGCGGCATCCGTAACCGTAGCTTCAACAGAATATTCACCTTCTGCTAATTCAAGGGGCAGATCTACAGAGAAGGTGCCGTCAGCTTGAACTGTGGTGGTAAGCGTTTGTACGTTACCGGCGCTATCAGTCACCGTTAGCGTTACGGTCGAACCAGGCGCAGCATCAGTGGTACCTGAAAGCGTAGGGGTAGTGTCGTTGTCAGTGCCTTGTGCATCTAACGAAATGGCCGGTGCAGTCGTGTCAATTTCGCCGGTATTTGCATCGGTTGCAGTATTGCCCGCCGCATCTGTAACGCTGGCTTCAACGGAATATTCTCCTTCCGCTAATTCAAGGGGCAGATCTACAGAGAAGGTACCGTCAGCTTGCACGGTGGTGGTAAGCGTTTGTACGTTACCGGCGCTATCAGTCACCGTTAGCGTTACGGTCGAACCTACCTTTTGGTTTGTTTAATAAAGATTCGACACCTTTATCAAACTGGGTAACTCTCATCTTTTCAAGTCGATGTGTCAGATCTGGTCGGAACTAATTCAAATAATCGTACCCAAAGTGCACGAATGCTTCTTTTGATTCCAATTTACACCAATAATTTGCACGGAGTACAGAGCGAAAAATATCTTCGATATTCTCGATATCGATCACTTGCCCATTGCTAATCGAGGATTGATTTGATGAATCTTCTAATTCACTAACTTGAAGAGATTCAATTTTATTCTCTTTAAGGAGCGATTTTAAGCTATAAATGTAGGCGCTTTAGGTAGTTACATAATCTTCAATACTAACTAATTGCCCAACATCGGAATATTCCGTCCATTCGTTAGCCAGGTATTCTCCATGCTCATTTCTACTTTCTGGATTGTACTTACTGAGTCTAAATTCCCTCATAGGCACCTAACAATTTACTAGACCCCAAAGCGGTCTGTCTAAACACACCAAACTGGTGTTTTTAATTCTATCCATATCGTCAGATTACTCTCTAACTTCTCTAAATAAAACAATAAATCAGAATGGTGTTTTTTGCTCATGAATTAAAAATACCAAAATGGTGCTTTAGGGGCGAGTGGTGTACTTTGCTCAAATGCTGCAACGTCTAATATAAGTTGATGGGCTTATCTGAATACAGAAAGCAAAAAAGGAGCCCTAAGGCTCCTTTTTAATAATATGAATCTTTAACCGAAGAATTATCCGATTCAAACTATACCTAGCTATTTTTATCGCTATTATCTAAATCTGTATCCACGCCGTCATCTAGGTTAACGCCGGTTTCAAATTCGGTATCGTCTTCAGGCTCAAGTTCTACTTTTCTTGGCTTACGTTTCACTGGCGCCATACCAATTTCAGTACCTGCCATGGTGTCCACACGGCGTACTTTTTTCGCAACAGCAGCTTCTGCACCATCTTGCTTACTGGCTTTGTTTTTCTGCGTATCTTGTTTAGGCGTAGGAGCTTTGATCCCTTTAAATTTAGCGGGTAGTGCCTCGTGAGCCTCACACTCCAGTTCATACTGTAAATGTGCCTTAAGCGCTATGAAGCTCTTCCAATCGCGAGGGCCAACAAATGAAGCGGCTTCGCCTTTTTGCCCAGCACGGCCAGTTCTACCAATACGGTGAATGTATTCATCGGCATTTTTCGGTAAATCAAAATTAATAACCAAACCAACTTTAGATAAATCTAAACCTCTTGATGCCACATCGGTAGTCACCAATACAGAATGTTGCCCGCGAGCGAACTCACTCATAATTGCAGCACGTTGATTTTGTGGTAAATCACCTCGTAAGGCGATGGCCTCAAGCTTGTCTTTGTTTAACATGGTGGTTAAACGGTCGGTATCTTCACGGGTTGCGGTAAATACAATTGCTTGATTATAAGTACGATTAGAAATTTCGTGATGAAGCAGGGCGTCTTTATGCTCGATATTATCGGCAAAGAAACATTGTTGCTGAATATCGCCATGATGTGCCGTTGAATCACCTACCGAAACTCGAACAGCAGCTTTAGTTAAACGCGCAGTCATGTAATTAAGTTCAATGCTATCTAATGTGGCAGAAAACAGCATTGTTTGGCGTTTACGGTGGTTTGCAAACTCATTAATCATGTTTAGCTGTTCTGAAAAGCCTAAATCTAGCATGCGGTCAGCTTCATCAAAAATAAGCAGTTCTAGGCCATTTAAAAATACACTTTTGTCTTTTAAATGGTCGGCCACTCGACCAGCAGTGCCCACAATAATATGTGGGTTTCGGCGAAGTGCTTTTACTTGGTCGTTATAGTTTTCACCACCTACAACAAGCGTACAGGCTAAGTTTAGGCCGGTACACATGGTTTTGGCTTCTATGAAAACTTGCTTCGCTAATTCGCGAGTAGGTGCAAGAATAAGAGCGCGGGGGTCTTGTCGACTTAATGCCTTTTGCGACATTAAACGATTAATGGCCGGAATTAAAAATGCGAGTGTCTTGCCCGATCCCGTTTTTGAAGAGGCGATAATATCTTTACCCTGAATAGCAGAAAGCATGCTTTTTTCCTGAATTTCAGTTAACTCGGTAAAGTTTCTACTTTCGAGTTTGGTAATGATTTTGTGATGAACGGGTAAGTCAGTAACTAGCAAGATTCGGCCTCATGAATAATAACGTCACGTATTATCCCTTAAAGGCCGATATTATGAAAGCTTGCTATGCGTTTACCTTGGCGAAAATGCAGTTAAACCTGCATTTCAGTCACATTTTGTGCTACAACCAGTTTGCCGCCCGTTTTTGCTTGTATATCTTCAACCGTTACACCTGGAGCGCGTTCTTTAAGTAAGAAGGCGCCATCAACTACTTCTAATACAGCAAGGTCGGTAATAATTCGGGTTATGCAATTTACACCGGTTAGCGGCAGGGTGCAGTCACTGAGTAGTTTTGGGTTGCCATGTTTATCGGTGTGGGTCATGGTTACAATAATGTTTTTAGCGCCTGCCACTAAGTCCATAGCGCCCCCCATACCTTTTACAAGTTTTCCGGGGATCATCCAGGACGCAATATTACCGTTTACGTCTACTTCAAATGCACCTAGCACGGTAAAATCAACGTGACCGCCACGGATCATGGCAAAGCTTTCCGCAGAGTTAAAAATTGAAGCTCCGGTAATGGCGGTAACGGTTTCTTTACCCGCGTTAATCATATCTGCATCTAGCTCATCTTCCTGAGGGTAGGGGCCCATCCCCAATAACCCATTTTCAGATTGAAGCATTACACTAATGCCATCAGGAACAAAACTGGCGGCTAACGTAGGAATACCTATTCCTAAATTGACATAATCACCATCTTTGAACTCTTGAGCCACACGCATTGCTATTTGATCTCGAGATAATGCCATTATTGTGACTCCTTTGCTGTGGTGCTATTTACCGTTTTCGCGACAACCTTACGTTCTATGCGCTTTTCAAATTCCCCTTTTATGACTCTATTTACATAAATGCCGGGCGTATGAATTTCGCTAGGGTTTAGCTCACCTGGTTCAACAATCTCTTCTGCTTCTACCACTGTAATAGCGCCAGCAGTGGCAGCCATAGGATTAAAGTTTTGAGCAGTGTGACGATAAACACAGTTTCCGTATCGGTCGGCTTTCCACGCTTTCACTATGGCAAAGTCGCCCGTAATGGCTTCTTCTAAGATATAAGGGCGGTCATTAAACGTTTTCACTTCCTTACCTTCGCCTACAGGCGTGCCATAGCCAGTAGCAGTATAAAAAGCGGGAATCCCTGCACCACCAGCACGCATCTTTTCGGCTAGCGTGCCTTGCGGCGTAAGTTCAACTTCAAGCTCTCCATTTAATAATTGCTTTTCAAACAGGGCGTTTTCACCTACGTAAGAAGACACCATTTTCTTAATTTGTTTGTCTTCCAGCAAGATGCCTAGTCCAAAACCATCTACACCACAGTTATTAGAAACCACAGTAAGGTCTTTAGTGCCCATGATTTTAACTTGAGCAATGAGTCCTTCTGGAATGCCACATAGTCCAAAACCACCAGCAATAACTGTCATACCATCGGTCAGCCCTTCCATGGCTTCTTGATAGGTAGTCACGACTTTGTCGAATCCCGACATGGTACTTCCCCTTAAATTAAGCATTGATAAAATGTGTTAAGTAAAAGTATCAACAATGTTATCAGTTATGTAAAATTGAATTAATCACTCAATTAATAAGTTTTATTTATTAATTGAGTTGTCGTTGATGGTTATTAGTTTTTCGGATTATGGGCAAGTCAATGTGTTGGCTACATTTCAAACATAGGGTGTGGGTCTTAGTTAAATGAATATTTCATACAGAAATTTGCAAGCTTTTATTCACGTAGCGCAATCAAGCACGTTTGCTGAGGCGGCTATTAAGCTTCACCTTACCCAGCCGGCACTTTCATCTGCAATAAAGAAAATGGAAGAACAGCTTGGCGGGAAATTGTTTAGTCGTAGCACCAGGCATGTGGCGTTAACCAAAGAAGGTGAAGCCTTATTGCCCAATGCCATTAGAATAATGCGGGACTGGGACGACACTTTTGGTGATATTCAGAACCTTTTCGCCATGGCAAAAGGGCGGCTAACCATTGCGGCTATGCCTTCCTTTGCAGAATCACATTTACCGCATTTACTTAAACGGTATCACCAACTTGCGCCTAATATTAATCTGCGAATTTTAGATGTGGTGATGGAGAACGTGATTTATGAAGTATCAGAGGGCAGAGCCGAGATGGGCTTCACCTTCGAACCGCAGCAAAATGAGGGGCTTATATTTACACCTCTTTTCGAGGATTGTTTTGTAGTGGTGGTAAACCCGCAGCATGAATTAGCAAAAGCGAAAACGGTTAGCTGGGAAGCATGTATCGAGCACCCTATGGTAATGATGAATAGAGGCTCTGCAGTAAGAATGTGGACTCAACAGAAAATAAGTACTGTGGGTGATGCGGTGATTGTTGCCGAAACGGGCCAGTTAGGTACCCTTGGTCAGCTGATTAAGCAGGGGTTAGGCATTGCTATTATGCCATCGTTGTGTATTTCATCAATGGAAAGCATTGGCCTAACCGTGCTTAATATGAAAGACGATCCCTTAGTGAAAAGGGTAGGTATGGTGAAAAACGCCAAGCGCGATATGTCAGTGGCTGGGCAAGCACTTTGGACTGACGTGTTACACCACTACCAAAGGTAGCGTATCAATCACTTGTGAACTAGCGCGTTACCATTTCTTCTTAGGCGCGAACAACTCGTCTAATTCATCACGCTCTTCTTCTTGTTTCTTCGCTCTATCTTGAGCGTTAACACTCTTAAGGTTGTTCTGAATTTCAGATAGCCATTCGTGCAGCGTGGCTAAGCGAGATTGTGTGTATTCATCTTGCTGATTTTGATTTTCTAATGCGGTTTTTGCTTTTTCGTAATACTGACGAGCTGAACCTAACATATTCGATTGCTGTGCAGCTCTGCCACGTTTAATTAGCGTTTCAACATTAACCTTAATTTGTAAGCGTTCTAATTGCTTGTCTTCATCATAAAACACTTTGCTTTCTACTTTGCCCTTACTGTGTTCTGAACGAAGTAGAATACGAAGCTTCTTAACAGCTTGAATATATTGAATAATAAGTTTGTCATTATCGGGTAATACGAATTCGTTTGCGTTGACAGCATCAGGGTTTTTGGTAGCAGATTTTTGCTCTGCATTGGCAAGCTTTTGTTTGGTTTCTGGCGTACCACCAAGTTCATTGACGGTTTTAAGCGCAGCTAACACTCGGTTGTCCATGATTTGTAACATGCGGCTCGAAATAGGCATGTTTGAACAAGCTAGAATAACATTCTCTGTTTCATCAATAACAGCACGTTGTTTAGCCAGATCTGCCCGACGTTCCGAGTCAGCCTTAGCGCGATGTTGCTGCATAGCATTTATAAAGATTGCTGCTATCAGTAATACAACAATCAGAATTATTATTATCATGTACATGCGCGTATTTCCGTTTATTACTTAATTCGAATTATATGTTGGCTTTCAATGCCAAACTATTATGCGTTAATGTTACGGTATTTTTACCCTAAATACACTTCCGCCAAGACTACCGCCATTACTTAAAGAAATCTCTCCTTGCAGTTGGCCTTGCGTGTGAGCCGATGCAATAAGTCTAGCAAAGAAAAGCCCTAACCCGGTCCTACCTTGACTAAGCTGAAAATCGGCTAAGTCTTCGTGACTTTTTTCAAGCATAGACGTTGGATAGCCGATACCATCATCTTCCACACAAATATGTAAGCAATCATCTTCAACCTGAGCTGAAATACAAATTTGAGAGGTTCCATACCGAAGGGCATTCACCAGCACGTCATTAATTAATAGGTATATAAGCTCTCTATCTAAATACCAACTTAAATCTAGGTCAACATTCGCATTAACCACAATTTCTTTTTGTTCAATGTAAATATTATTTGAGCCAACGACATCGTTTATTAAGTCACTGACGAAACACTCATCTACTGTTATCGGCAGACTTTCTAATTCTGCACGATAAAGTGATAAAATTTGTACTAGATTGGTATTGAGCCGCGATGCTTCATAATGCACATTAGCTACTTGCTCTCGTGCTTTACTGTTTTCAGGGGCTAAATCATTAGACAGATTTTCAATTGACTGGATAAGAAGAAACAGCGAATTTTTCATATCATGCACAGCAGCAGCTAGCACCGACGAAAAGTCGATAGGAGAGGTAAGTTGCTTTTTTTCACTCATATGAATAAAACCCGTTATTTTCCTTAAAATTGAAGGCGTTGGACCAATTAAAACATCTGTAAGGATAAAGGAAAACAATTATTCAGTAGGTAACCCATTTTCAGTATTACTTATTTAGCGCAAAATTACCTACTATTTTCTGGGTTAATCTGTCACTTTTGTAATAGCTTATCGTAATTATTAGTAGTTTTGGTTATAACGATAAGGTTATAGTACACAACTGGTTACAAGGAGCGATGTTTTACATGAAATTACAACAGCTACGTTACATAGTAGAAGTACTTAACAATAATCTGAATGTTTCTGCCACGGCAGAAAGTTTATATACCTCTCAGCCGGGCATTAGTAAGCAGGTGAGAATGCTAGAGGATGAGTTGGGTGTACAGATTTTTGGGCGTAGTGGTAAACATCTAACCCATGTTACTGATGCCGGAAACGATGTCATTAATATATCCCGCGAAATCCTGGCGAAAGTAGAAAGTATCAAAGCGGTGGCTCGAGAACATACGCTACCAGACCAAGGTAAGCTGAATATTGCGACTACGCACACACAAGCACGTTATGCACTGCCTGATGTAATTCAAGGTTTTATGAGCAAGTACCCGAAGGTGTCTTTACACATGCACCAAGGTACGCCATCGCAAATTAGTGATTTAGCCGCTAAGGGTGAAGCCGATTTTGCTATCGCTACGGAAGCTTTACATTTATACAACGATTTAGTGATGCTGCCTTGTTATCACTGGAATCGTAGTGTGATTGTGAATAAAGATCACCCTTTGTCGAAGAAAGGCTCTATCGATATCAGTGATATTGCCAAATATCCCCTCGTAACCTATGTATTTGGTTTCACTGGTCGCTCAGAATTAGACCAAGCGTTTGAACGAGCAGGCCTTACACCTAAAATTGTGTTCACTGCCACAGACGCCGACGTTATTAAAACTTATGTGCGATTAGGTGTTGGTATTGGCGTTATTGCTTCCATGGCGGTTAGCGATGAACTCGACTCAGATTTGGTGAAAATTGATGCAAGTCACTTATTCGATTACAGCACGACCAAAATTGGCTTTAGAAAAGGCTCTTTCCTACGAAGCTACATGTACGACTTTATCGAGCGCTTTGCTCCGCATTTAACAAAAGATAAAGTCGAAAAAGCCATGATGCTGAAAAACAATGACGAAGTAGAAAAGATGTTCAAAGGGGTAACCTTGCCGGTTAAATAGGCGAGTATAGCTTAACAGGCTAATGTAGCATTGAAGAGACAATTGGCTCAATTGGCTTGGCGGTTTGCGTATGAAAATACATGACAGCATAAAAAAGGCGATTTGCGGTGTTTTACATATAAACCCCAATCGCCTTTTTTGTATCTACTGGTGTGTCACATAAAGTGATGTCAGTTAACGGTTAGCATTCGATTATATTAACTGCTAGGCCGCCTCTGGCTGTTTCTTTGTACTTGGTCTTCATGTCGTTACCGGTATCGCGCATAGTTTTAATGACCTTATCTAACGACACCTTGTGCTCGCCGCTACCGCGCAGTGCTAGCCGTGAAGCGTTTATCGCCTTAATTGCACCCATAGCATTACGTTCAATACAAGGAACCTGTACTAAGCCGCCTACGGGGTCACAAGTTAACCCTAGGTTATGTTCCATACCAATTTCAGCGGCATTCTCTACTGCCGGTACAGTACCGCCCATAATCTCTGCCAGCGCGCCCGCAGCCATAGAGCATGCCACACCTACTTCACCCTGACAGCCCACTTCAGCACCAGAGATAGATGCATTCTCTTTGTACAAGATACCAATGGCTCCTGCGGTAAGTAAGAAGCGACTTGCCACTTCTTCATCCACTGGGCGAATAAATTTATCTACATAATGTAAAACCGCAGGAATAATACCGGCCGCGCCATTAGTAGGGGCAGTTACCACGCGGCCTCCTGCTGCATTTTCTTCATTTACCGCTAAGGCAAACAAGTTCACCCAGTCCATGGTTTGCATGGGGTCGGTGGTATGTTCGGTTTGAAGACGTCTATAAAGTGCAGGCGCACGGCGCACTACTTTAAGACCACCTGGCAATATGCCTTCACTGTCAATACCACGTTGCACACAGGCCTTCATTACTAACCATATTTCAAACAGCTTTTGTTTTACGGCATGAGCAGGTTGGAAAGTGGTTTCGTTTTTAAGCATAAGAGCGCTAATACTCAACCCATTATTTTTGCATTGTTCTAACAGCGCAGCGCCAGACTTAAAAGGAAAAGGTACAGTAGCTTGAACGGCACCTGCGTGAGCCTTAGTGGCATCAAAATCCTCTTCTTTTACGATAAAGCCGCCACCAATGCTGTAGTACGTTTGCTCGCACAGCAAAGTGTCGTTTTCGTATACGTAAAAGGTAAGCGCATTAGCATGTTTGGGAAGTGTTTTACGTCGGTGAAAGACAATCGCATTTTTGTTTGGAAACAAAATAGGCTT
Proteins encoded in this window:
- a CDS encoding DEAD/DEAH box helicase, with amino-acid sequence MLVTDLPVHHKIITKLESRNFTELTEIQEKSMLSAIQGKDIIASSKTGSGKTLAFLIPAINRLMSQKALSRQDPRALILAPTRELAKQVFIEAKTMCTGLNLACTLVVGGENYNDQVKALRRNPHIIVGTAGRVADHLKDKSVFLNGLELLIFDEADRMLDLGFSEQLNMINEFANHRKRQTMLFSATLDSIELNYMTARLTKAAVRVSVGDSTAHHGDIQQQCFFADNIEHKDALLHHEISNRTYNQAIVFTATREDTDRLTTMLNKDKLEAIALRGDLPQNQRAAIMSEFARGQHSVLVTTDVASRGLDLSKVGLVINFDLPKNADEYIHRIGRTGRAGQKGEAASFVGPRDWKSFIALKAHLQYELECEAHEALPAKFKGIKAPTPKQDTQKNKASKQDGAEAAVAKKVRRVDTMAGTEIGMAPVKRKPRKVELEPEDDTEFETGVNLDDGVDTDLDNSDKNS
- a CDS encoding CoA transferase subunit B, whose translation is MALSRDQIAMRVAQEFKDGDYVNLGIGIPTLAASFVPDGISVMLQSENGLLGMGPYPQEDELDADMINAGKETVTAITGASIFNSAESFAMIRGGHVDFTVLGAFEVDVNGNIASWMIPGKLVKGMGGAMDLVAGAKNIIVTMTHTDKHGNPKLLSDCTLPLTGVNCITRIITDLAVLEVVDGAFLLKERAPGVTVEDIQAKTGGKLVVAQNVTEMQV
- a CDS encoding CoA transferase subunit A codes for the protein MSGFDKVVTTYQEAMEGLTDGMTVIAGGFGLCGIPEGLIAQVKIMGTKDLTVVSNNCGVDGFGLGILLEDKQIKKMVSSYVGENALFEKQLLNGELEVELTPQGTLAEKMRAGGAGIPAFYTATGYGTPVGEGKEVKTFNDRPYILEEAITGDFAIVKAWKADRYGNCVYRHTAQNFNPMAATAGAITVVEAEEIVEPGELNPSEIHTPGIYVNRVIKGEFEKRIERKVVAKTVNSTTAKESQ
- a CDS encoding LysR family transcriptional regulator → MNISYRNLQAFIHVAQSSTFAEAAIKLHLTQPALSSAIKKMEEQLGGKLFSRSTRHVALTKEGEALLPNAIRIMRDWDDTFGDIQNLFAMAKGRLTIAAMPSFAESHLPHLLKRYHQLAPNINLRILDVVMENVIYEVSEGRAEMGFTFEPQQNEGLIFTPLFEDCFVVVVNPQHELAKAKTVSWEACIEHPMVMMNRGSAVRMWTQQKISTVGDAVIVAETGQLGTLGQLIKQGLGIAIMPSLCISSMESIGLTVLNMKDDPLVKRVGMVKNAKRDMSVAGQALWTDVLHHYQR
- a CDS encoding sensor histidine kinase, yielding MSEKKQLTSPIDFSSVLAAAVHDMKNSLFLLIQSIENLSNDLAPENSKAREQVANVHYEASRLNTNLVQILSLYRAELESLPITVDECFVSDLINDVVGSNNIYIEQKEIVVNANVDLDLSWYLDRELIYLLINDVLVNALRYGTSQICISAQVEDDCLHICVEDDGIGYPTSMLEKSHEDLADFQLSQGRTGLGLFFARLIASAHTQGQLQGEISLSNGGSLGGSVFRVKIP
- the cysB gene encoding HTH-type transcriptional regulator CysB yields the protein MKLQQLRYIVEVLNNNLNVSATAESLYTSQPGISKQVRMLEDELGVQIFGRSGKHLTHVTDAGNDVINISREILAKVESIKAVAREHTLPDQGKLNIATTHTQARYALPDVIQGFMSKYPKVSLHMHQGTPSQISDLAAKGEADFAIATEALHLYNDLVMLPCYHWNRSVIVNKDHPLSKKGSIDISDIAKYPLVTYVFGFTGRSELDQAFERAGLTPKIVFTATDADVIKTYVRLGVGIGVIASMAVSDELDSDLVKIDASHLFDYSTTKIGFRKGSFLRSYMYDFIERFAPHLTKDKVEKAMMLKNNDEVEKMFKGVTLPVK
- a CDS encoding L-serine ammonia-lyase, with the translated sequence MISVFDMFSVGIGPSSSHTVGPMRAGAEFAKTLATDTALFSKITSVKVELFGSLGQTGIGHGTGKAVILGLSGEMPESIDVNKIEPLLEDVRNQELLYLNGEKPILFPNKNAIVFHRRKTLPKHANALTFYVYENDTLLCEQTYYSIGGGFIVKEEDFDATKAHAGAVQATVPFPFKSGAALLEQCKNNGLSISALMLKNETTFQPAHAVKQKLFEIWLVMKACVQRGIDSEGILPGGLKVVRRAPALYRRLQTEHTTDPMQTMDWVNLFALAVNEENAAGGRVVTAPTNGAAGIIPAVLHYVDKFIRPVDEEVASRFLLTAGAIGILYKENASISGAEVGCQGEVGVACSMAAGALAEIMGGTVPAVENAAEIGMEHNLGLTCDPVGGLVQVPCIERNAMGAIKAINASRLALRGSGEHKVSLDKVIKTMRDTGNDMKTKYKETARGGLAVNIIEC